In one window of Zingiber officinale cultivar Zhangliang chromosome 11A, Zo_v1.1, whole genome shotgun sequence DNA:
- the LOC122031318 gene encoding uncharacterized protein LOC122031318 has protein sequence MGGSWADEVPGVLWAIRTTPKEGTGVTSFHLVYGGEAIVPVEVAVEFDRIQNYDGDNAERRQLELDMIDEDRAKAAVRVMAYWQRMKQNYNRRVIPRTFQVGDLVWKKVKSVGDVSKLDAPWQGPFKVVERLQSGAHYL, from the coding sequence atgggaggaagctgggcgGACGAGGTGCCGGGCGtgctatgggccatccgcacaactccaaaggaaggaacgggtgtGACGTCGTTCCACCTGGTGTACGGGGGAGAGGCAATCGTCCCAGTCGAGGTCGCCGTAGAGTTCGATCGGATTCAGAATTATGATggagacaacgccgagcggaggcagctggagtTGGACATGATTGACGAAGATCGAGCTAAAGCAGCCGTCCGAGTGATGGCGTactggcaaagaatgaagcagaattacaacaggcgtgtaattcccagGACATTTCAAGTCGGCGATCTAgtttggaagaaagtaaagtcggtcggtgACGTAAGTAAGCTGGACGCTCCCTGGCAAGGACCTTTCAAGGTCGTCGAGAGGCTCCAGTCGGGAGCCCATTATCTGTAG